The Pseudomonas pergaminensis nucleotide sequence GCTACTTTCACGTTTGCGCAGTCGCACGAGGGCATTGGCCTGCAGATAGCGGATGTCGTGGCGGGGGCGGTGATGCGCTACTTCAGGGATAGCCAGAGTGCAACGGTAAATCCTGATCTGGCAAAGGCCGTCGAGCGCTTGATCAGCACATCCGATGCTCGAACCGGTTATGGGGTCAATCAGGTCGTGGCCTCGCAAGATGTGCGGTACGCTTAGCTAGGAGGGCTGCGGCCATCAAGCACGCGTATCATCGTATCGACTGAAATAAAAAATCAGCACTTGTGTTGCACTTAAATATATTTTTTGAACGTCGCTGCGGTGATAGCTGTCGTTACTCCGAGCAACACCGCGCAAGGCAAAAAAACGGCCATCGGATTGAGCGAAAAGGGCAGTGACAGGTAAATGATCCAGGGCACGATCAGCAGTGGTATCACTGCGCGCTTGGCGCGGTGATAGACAAAACTGCTTTCACGCCCCGCGCCGAATTTGCGCAGGTCACGGCGCATCAAACCATCTACAAAACCAGTGAACATGGCCAACAGAAACAAGGGTGTCGCCAGAACCAGAATGGTCAGGCGCACCACGAAGGTGAAGGTGACATACACCGCTGCCAGCATGAAATCCTCAATGCTTACGTAGAGCTGATTGGTCCAACTCCAGAAGCCGTTACTCTGGCTCGACGCGCGTGCCTGCTGGGCAAAATCCGCAAAGCCAGTCTTGACCACCAACCACTGATTGAGGACGTCCAGCCACTGGATAATCGCCTTTTCAGGTTGTCGAAGAATGAGTGAAGCTTTGAAGTGCTCGCTGAGCCATCCCAATTCGCTATTCAACATGGCTTGGCTGTGCCGCCAACCCTGATCGCCCCAGAACAGCAGCAAACCAGCGAACTCGATGAGGATGGAAAACAGCAATGAGGCGATCAGCAAGCCGATGATGCGTAAAACCAAACCAATCGCCGAGACGATTAATCCCGGGCGCTGGATCGGTTGTGGCGGCGTGTTCTGTACGGAAGTTGCCATCGTTTACTCCATCGCGCGCCGTCAAGTGGATGCCGCCACGGCGCCCACCGAATACGTGTTTGGTGAATCGAAACCTGTGGTGGGGTAGGGCTACCCACCTGATCCAAATCGAAGTTGGTAGTTGGGCCGCCACCGCTTGCGCTCCACCACTGTCCCGCCTGCGCGTTGTATGCCGCCCGCATCCGTTGAGTGAGTTCCTGCAGGTCCTTGGGCATGGCGTCGTCGTTGGAGGGTTTGGGTAAAGGCATGCGGACTTTCCAGAGCTGCCCACCGGCCTGGAAGGAGAACATTTGCCCCTTGGGCAAACTGACGATATGAGCAGGCTCGATCAACGGCACACTGGTGCTGCTGACACGGTCCTGTGAGGACGAGGTGAAGTCCGTGTTGGCCTCCGGATCGGAGGTGTCAGTCGCGCCCGACACCAGGGTCTTGGTCAGCACGTTAACCTTGGGTAACTGCTGGGTGAGCAGTTCAGCGGTGGCGGTTTCGCGCACGCGGAGCATCTGCAGGGTGTTGAAGTTGCCGATCACTTGGCCAGCCTTAGCTCGGTTGCCGATACGTGCCTCGATATCGCTAAGGGTCTGGGTGTAGGCGGTTACCCGGACGCCGGCACCGCCACCCTTGTTGATCAGCGGGATGAACTCGTCGCCCATCAACTCGTTGAACTCATCAGCGTGCAGATTGATCG carries:
- a CDS encoding TIGR03747 family integrating conjugative element membrane protein; its protein translation is MATSVQNTPPQPIQRPGLIVSAIGLVLRIIGLLIASLLFSILIEFAGLLLFWGDQGWRHSQAMLNSELGWLSEHFKASLILRQPEKAIIQWLDVLNQWLVVKTGFADFAQQARASSQSNGFWSWTNQLYVSIEDFMLAAVYVTFTFVVRLTILVLATPLFLLAMFTGFVDGLMRRDLRKFGAGRESSFVYHRAKRAVIPLLIVPWIIYLSLPFSLNPMAVFLPCAVLLGVTTAITAATFKKYI